The Malus domestica chromosome 10, GDT2T_hap1 genome contains a region encoding:
- the LOC114827541 gene encoding SH3 domain-containing protein 2-like isoform X2, whose amino-acid sequence MEAIRKQATRLREQVARQQQAVLKQFGAGGYGGSDNLVTDEAELVQHQKLEKLYISTRAGKHYQRDIVRGVEGYIVTGSKQVEIGTKLSEDSRKYGAENTCTSGSTLSRASLSYGRARAQMEKERGNLLKALGTQVAEPLRAMVMGAPLEDARHLAQRYDRMRQEAEAQANEVSKRQAKVRETPGNSENVMKLEAAESKLQDLKSNMAILGKEAAAAMAAVEAQQQRLTLQRLIAMVEAERTYHQRILKILDQLEGEMVSERQRIEAPPSPTVETTMPPPPSYEEVNGIYASQTHNGSSDSMDYFLGEVMFTYQAVSDIELSLSVGDYVVVRKISDACHLRQVSESR is encoded by the exons ATGGAAGCTATCAGAAAGCAAGCCACCCGGCTTCGCGAACAGGTCGCCAGGCAGCAACAG GCTGTCCTCAAGCAGTTTGGAGCTGGAGGATACGGAGGTTCAGATAATTTAGTAACTGATGAGGCAGAACTCGTGCAGCATCAGAAACTTGAAAAGCTTTACATATCAACACGTGCCGGCAAG CATTATCAAAGGGATATTGTTCGTGGTGTGGAGGGATATATTGTCACCGGGTCCAAACAAGTTGAAATAG GAACGAAGTTGTCAGAAGATAGTAGGAAATATGGTGCTGAAAATACGTGTACTAGTGGAAGTACATTATCAAGAGCTTCATTAAGCTATGGGCGAGCTCGTGCTCAAATGGAGAAGGAGAGGGGGAATCTGTTGAAAGCTCTTGGTACACAG GTGGCAGAGCCATTAAGAGCAATGGTAATGGGGGCTCCATTGGAGGATGCTCGGCATCTTGCTCAACGTTATGATAGAATGCGACAAGAAGCTGAAGCTCAG GCTAATGAAGTTTCCAAACGCCAAGCAAAAGTGCGGGAAACACCAGGAAATTCAGAAAATGTTATGAAACTGGAAGCTGCAGAGTCGAAGCTGCAAGATCTGAAGTCAAATATGGCAATATTAGGGAAGGAAGCTGCTGCAGCAATGGCAGCTGTTGAGGCTCAACAACAGAGGTTGACACTCCAGCGACTCATTGCCATG GTCGAGGCAGAGCGTACTTATCATCAGAGGATCCTTAAGATACTTGATCAACTTGAAGGAGAG ATGGTATCAGAACGACAACGGATTGAAGCACCTCCTAGCCCTACTGTTGAAACCACCATGCCTCCACCTCCATCTTATGAAGAAGTTAACGGCATATATGCTTCTCAAACACATAATGGATCGTCAGACAGCATGGATTACTTCTTAGGGGAG GTTATGTTTACGTATCAAGCTGTGTCTGACATAGAGCTCAGTTTGTCAGTTGGCGATTATGTTGTTGTGCGAAAG ATTTCAGATGCCTGTCATCTGAGGCAAGTCAGTGAATCCAG GTGA
- the LOC114827541 gene encoding SH3 domain-containing protein 2-like isoform X1 — protein MEAIRKQATRLREQVARQQQAVLKQFGAGGYGGSDNLVTDEAELVQHQKLEKLYISTRAGKHYQRDIVRGVEGYIVTGSKQVEIGTKLSEDSRKYGAENTCTSGSTLSRASLSYGRARAQMEKERGNLLKALGTQVAEPLRAMVMGAPLEDARHLAQRYDRMRQEAEAQANEVSKRQAKVRETPGNSENVMKLEAAESKLQDLKSNMAILGKEAAAAMAAVEAQQQRLTLQRLIAMVEAERTYHQRILKILDQLEGEMVSERQRIEAPPSPTVETTMPPPPSYEEVNGIYASQTHNGSSDSMDYFLGEVMFTYQAVSDIELSLSVGDYVVVRKVTNNGWAEGECKGRAGWFPFGYIERRERVLASKVAEVF, from the exons ATGGAAGCTATCAGAAAGCAAGCCACCCGGCTTCGCGAACAGGTCGCCAGGCAGCAACAG GCTGTCCTCAAGCAGTTTGGAGCTGGAGGATACGGAGGTTCAGATAATTTAGTAACTGATGAGGCAGAACTCGTGCAGCATCAGAAACTTGAAAAGCTTTACATATCAACACGTGCCGGCAAG CATTATCAAAGGGATATTGTTCGTGGTGTGGAGGGATATATTGTCACCGGGTCCAAACAAGTTGAAATAG GAACGAAGTTGTCAGAAGATAGTAGGAAATATGGTGCTGAAAATACGTGTACTAGTGGAAGTACATTATCAAGAGCTTCATTAAGCTATGGGCGAGCTCGTGCTCAAATGGAGAAGGAGAGGGGGAATCTGTTGAAAGCTCTTGGTACACAG GTGGCAGAGCCATTAAGAGCAATGGTAATGGGGGCTCCATTGGAGGATGCTCGGCATCTTGCTCAACGTTATGATAGAATGCGACAAGAAGCTGAAGCTCAG GCTAATGAAGTTTCCAAACGCCAAGCAAAAGTGCGGGAAACACCAGGAAATTCAGAAAATGTTATGAAACTGGAAGCTGCAGAGTCGAAGCTGCAAGATCTGAAGTCAAATATGGCAATATTAGGGAAGGAAGCTGCTGCAGCAATGGCAGCTGTTGAGGCTCAACAACAGAGGTTGACACTCCAGCGACTCATTGCCATG GTCGAGGCAGAGCGTACTTATCATCAGAGGATCCTTAAGATACTTGATCAACTTGAAGGAGAG ATGGTATCAGAACGACAACGGATTGAAGCACCTCCTAGCCCTACTGTTGAAACCACCATGCCTCCACCTCCATCTTATGAAGAAGTTAACGGCATATATGCTTCTCAAACACATAATGGATCGTCAGACAGCATGGATTACTTCTTAGGGGAG GTTATGTTTACGTATCAAGCTGTGTCTGACATAGAGCTCAGTTTGTCAGTTGGCGATTATGTTGTTGTGCGAAAG GTGACAAACAACGGTTGGGCAGAAGGCGAATGCAAAGGCAGAGCAGGTTGGTTCCCGTTTGGATACATCGAAAGAAGGGAACGAGTTCTCGCAAGCAAGGTGGCCGAAGTGTTCTAG
- the LOC114827541 gene encoding SH3 domain-containing protein 2-like isoform X3 has protein sequence MEAIRKQATRLREQVARQQQAVLKQFGAGGYGGSDNLVTDEAELVQHQKLEKLYISTRAGKHYQRDIVRGVEGYIVTGSKQVEIGTKLSEDSRKYGAENTCTSGSTLSRASLSYGRARAQMEKERGNLLKALGTQVAEPLRAMVMGAPLEDARHLAQRYDRMRQEAEAQANEVSKRQAKVRETPGNSENVMKLEAAESKLQDLKSNMAILGKEAAAAMAAVEAQQQRLTLQRLIAMVEAERTYHQRILKILDQLEGEMVSERQRIEAPPSPTVETTMPPPPSYEEVNGIYASQTHNGSSDSMDYFLGEVMFTYQAVSDIELSLSVGDYVVVRKISDACHLR, from the exons ATGGAAGCTATCAGAAAGCAAGCCACCCGGCTTCGCGAACAGGTCGCCAGGCAGCAACAG GCTGTCCTCAAGCAGTTTGGAGCTGGAGGATACGGAGGTTCAGATAATTTAGTAACTGATGAGGCAGAACTCGTGCAGCATCAGAAACTTGAAAAGCTTTACATATCAACACGTGCCGGCAAG CATTATCAAAGGGATATTGTTCGTGGTGTGGAGGGATATATTGTCACCGGGTCCAAACAAGTTGAAATAG GAACGAAGTTGTCAGAAGATAGTAGGAAATATGGTGCTGAAAATACGTGTACTAGTGGAAGTACATTATCAAGAGCTTCATTAAGCTATGGGCGAGCTCGTGCTCAAATGGAGAAGGAGAGGGGGAATCTGTTGAAAGCTCTTGGTACACAG GTGGCAGAGCCATTAAGAGCAATGGTAATGGGGGCTCCATTGGAGGATGCTCGGCATCTTGCTCAACGTTATGATAGAATGCGACAAGAAGCTGAAGCTCAG GCTAATGAAGTTTCCAAACGCCAAGCAAAAGTGCGGGAAACACCAGGAAATTCAGAAAATGTTATGAAACTGGAAGCTGCAGAGTCGAAGCTGCAAGATCTGAAGTCAAATATGGCAATATTAGGGAAGGAAGCTGCTGCAGCAATGGCAGCTGTTGAGGCTCAACAACAGAGGTTGACACTCCAGCGACTCATTGCCATG GTCGAGGCAGAGCGTACTTATCATCAGAGGATCCTTAAGATACTTGATCAACTTGAAGGAGAG ATGGTATCAGAACGACAACGGATTGAAGCACCTCCTAGCCCTACTGTTGAAACCACCATGCCTCCACCTCCATCTTATGAAGAAGTTAACGGCATATATGCTTCTCAAACACATAATGGATCGTCAGACAGCATGGATTACTTCTTAGGGGAG GTTATGTTTACGTATCAAGCTGTGTCTGACATAGAGCTCAGTTTGTCAGTTGGCGATTATGTTGTTGTGCGAAAG ATTTCAGATGCCTGTCATCTGAG GTGA